One Hydractinia symbiolongicarpus strain clone_291-10 chromosome 7, HSymV2.1, whole genome shotgun sequence genomic window, CTTTAGTAAAAATTGCAACATCTAAATTTTATCAGCAATGTGTTTTGCTGATGCATTGTCAGTAAAAGTTATAATTCCATAATATTGTACTCATGAAGATTTCTTCTGTCCAACTGACAGGTCTTAAAAttggaaaaatttaattttcttgaGGCCTTCAAATTAGAAAAATTTATCAGCCATATTAATCATGTCACAAAACACTAAAGTCCTGAAAATTTAAACCAGCGTATATACTAACCTCCCTTTCCCATTATATGCAACGTAGTTTTCACCAAACATATTAACATCAAGTGTCAAAGCTGGAGACTCCGATTCTTTTGGCATCGTCTTAACAACAATAAGTGCGATAAGAACAAACAAACATGGCATCATTAGTTGTGATATGATTGAAGCTTTGTGTCGTTTTGAGTGCAACATCTTTTTGACAAACATTGCATACCAGCGTTGAAATTTCAAGCGGTACCCAGCATTCTTCATGTACGTATCGATTACCAATTCATCGTCATTATCAAAAGTCCGAGATGACGGTTTAGGCAATGGAGATTCTAGATTGaacaacaaatatttaaacCCATTAGCAGTTAACACTAACTAAAAATAATGGTAAGTGAGAATTTAAGTAGTTTGATCTGATTTCTATATTTTCGCTGTTGACAAAAATCTTGATTCAAACTTtattatcactatttttttcCCATTTCTTTATTTACATATAATATATGATTGTTTTAGCTATCTTTATGTTCTTGTCAAAAGAACTCGAAAATcttacataaaacaaaaaagtagaAATAGTACTGCGGGTGCAAATCTATCACCCTGGATGAGACCCCTCCAGGAAGTcccaaaacattgtttttttaacaaatacttcCTAAGTTGCTGAAAATgtccatttttataaaaataaaaccacgggtttactttgtttacgtcaCTTGATAAAGATTACTCAATTAGATTTCCTAAAATGGTTTAAACAGGTCACTTTGGGACGGTGTTACCCTGTgacacagaaaaaaatatgtgaCAGTCCAGTCGTTTTgaaaaaaggtgaaaaaattaaaaacaagaaaacatgAAAAAGTAAAGTTTAGTGTACCAGCATGCTCACCAGGAACAAATCTTGATGTCTCCTTTTGTCCACTCAGTTGTCGAAACAACTCCTTATGCGTGTTCTCTTCATGTTCAGATTCCTCTCCTACTTTAATGAACACTTCTTCCAATGTTGTGACAGATGCACCGTAACCGGATATGCCAAGTTCCTCTTGCCTGCTTTCAATTTCagtaaaaagtttttcaaaTTGGTGTGAAAAGTCACTTGGTAATATAATAGATAACTCCAAacctaaataaaagaataattacCTCATTAAAATTAATCATACTCAACACTTGAAATTTCCTTAACCCTGAATATAATAGGGCAGTATCCGCCCACCCCGGTGTCACCTTTTTTCGCTATGATACTTTTCAGAACTATTTATAAGACACCTGCCTGCCAAACTTTTAGGTTTCATACCCCCCAGAACCATAGATGTTGgctattactcaaaactacACCTGTTAAGATTGCGCTTTGAActtaaaacttacaacacaagtTTATTTCATCAAGGGAAATCATTCCGCAAAGTTTGACAGATAATTATCATTCAGGTTTACTCAACAATCattaaaacggttttttaagcAATTTTCAGGCATTTTACCATCTGGAATATGTAAAAACTAGATTACATTAGTAACATTTATTAAACTTTGCTTATGTCATTGGGTTTCATACAGACAATGGTATTTCTGAAGAATTTCTAGTGTCTAAAGAATTCTCAAACGTACTGACATAATCAAGAAATTATTGGCATCATTTTTTTCCTCTTATGATATACTGCAACCATgccaatttttatttcaattggGAAAGCCTATAACAATTATAGAAGGGAGAGGGGGTGGACGGATTTATAAGCCTGAAAAAAGCCCAGTATTTGCAGGATTAATGGTAATTTATAAGGAGATATCAATTTGCTTATGTATATCACCAACCTTTAAGGAAAAATTTAATAACCAAGGCAGCCATGTTTAGTTAGTTTACTCCATAGGAGTGGCGATATGACATTTAAtgcattctttctaatttatgTCAGCCTACAATATTTAAgacatttaaaattaattttgaattgtTGTTTCTGCTTattttataaatgtaataaaatgatttttaacatttattgtAAAATGATGGTGTTTTACCTTTTaaacttaactttttttatttttattcttacaGGCACAATATTGTACATTGTTTTGATGACAATGTATAATAATGTATCTCTATTTAAATATCTCTTAACTTCCTGTCTACCTGTTAAGTGTTTTTCTTATTGTGCTGTAGGACTACATATGATTCTTAAAAAATCTTCATTCCAAGTGtattatttctaaaaaattccCCAATCTTCTCAAACCAACAGGAAAGGAATAGTGATCAGTTGAACCCTTACCTACATTGCTCTCAACTATCGCAGATGGGACATAATATTTGACGAGATCTGTGATAACATTCACATCGCAATTCTGTTTTTTTACCATCACCATATGGTATCcacagccatatttgtttttcaaaaatagcGACGAACCGCAACACTTTATTTTACCATTTGCCATAATAGCAATTCTGTCCCCTAGTggcaaaataatattaattaaaaaactgtTACTGATAAAATCTTCATTAAAGGAGTTTAAAATGTCACACCCAACACATCAGCTTCATCCATGAAATGCGTTGTCAACAGTATTGTTCGTCCATGCCTTTCTCGTTGCAGTAAGTCCCAAGTAAATCTCCTAGCAGAAACATCCATACCACTTGTAGGCTCGTCAAGCATAACAACCTTTAAAAACAAAGTATACACAACCATTCAGAAAAAATTATTGTCTAGACAGGTGATGGTGgaagtgtttttaaaacatttcttttttattctcttttatgGGGGGTTTACAAGCACTTAATGGAGTATTCATCAATCTCGCATCAGgtatttttcaaacaacaacaaaacttaaATGCTAAAAAACAAATCTTAAAAGCTATATTACATTACAAGGTTAATCATATATGGTTTATTATACTTACATgctgcaaataaaaaatcacaaaatttatTTCGTATACACATGATTAATCATGTCTGACTTTTGTgagggaaaaaaataataaaaatggttAGTTTTGGGTATATAGGGAGAAAGCTTTGCATTTTGTAGATGATAAAAACAAATGCAATCTTTATTTGAGACAATTATTTCCAATATACAATTTGCTCATTAAAAATACGCTAAAAGTTTGCCGAACctagttttcaaaagtttgATTGGGTAAAAAGTTATGATTAATCATAGAAAGTTAAACATGTGATTTTGAATaggctttaaaataaaattttaaaatatactgCATGATTTGTACATATGATATATGATTAATCACATAGTGTAGTAAACCCTTTACAAAGCATTATACCTTTGAGTTACCCACCAAAGCAATTCCAACCGATAACTTTCTTTTCATACCTCCAGACAGCATTTTGCTGCGAACGTGTCTTTTATCAAGGAGGCCAATAGAGTCAATCATTCGGTCAACTTCTTCGTGTATCTTTCTCCTATCATCAATTCCTTTTAAGCTGGTAAAAAATATCAGGTGCTCCTCTACTGTCAAATTATCAAATAAGACATTGTGCTGTGGACATAttcctgaaataaaaatatgagTCAACGATCTAAAATTTTCATGTTACAAAAGCATTATTGATGATCATGAAATTTCTAAACTTTTGTGTATGCCTTTAATCCACTCTACCTAAACTTTGTCGAATTCCAGCCATATTATTTAAAACATCATATCCATTTATTATTGCATTTCCTGATGTTGGTGGAATTAAACCAGTCAACATggatattgttgttgtttttcctgCTCCATTATGACCAAGAAGTGCTGTGATTTCTCCTTCATACAAATTTAAATTGAGACTATCTACAGCAACTTTGGTCTCTAAAGAGTAAtgacttaaaacatttttatctagtagaattaaaaatacatatatataaacacatcaatagaaaaattgaaaatcagACCACAGATTATAAATGGATTAATAGTAGCAATACATAAATTGGTTTCATTTTGAATACCTGAGTTAACTTTAAATCTCTTTGACAAGTTATTTATTCGAATTCCAGCCTTCAGTCCTTCCGGCTCTTTTTCAATCAAAGTTGAATCAATATAGTGAATTTCTCTTTCGTTGTCATCTCCAAAATCATTATTTACTAATGGGATAACCTCTTCATccttttagaaaaataataagATATAAAAATCTTCACTAAGCACAACTTAAAAGAGagagaaataaaacaaaaaaacagacactGCAATTTTAATTTAGAACTTTGCATGTGCTTTTAGTAGCATGATTCACTTATTTTATTTACCATATGCTGCTACAAGAGTATTCGAAAAAAACTGCAGTTGAATTTAGTTTCTATGTTTTTTAATACTTGATTGGCAATTCTGTGTAAAAAGAAGCTTAACTTTGTATccaattagaaaaataaaaagtgaaGCACCAAAATTTTCTATGAGAATAGCCCCTCAACtccttgaaaaaaaaacttactgttTCTTGAATGTTACACCAATACTTCCTTGAAAATGGAAAATACCACTTCTTGGGGATGCCATATTCTCCAGGAAATATCCCTTCAATATACCATGCCAACAAGCCATAAATTAGAGAgtcaataaaaaacataaataaaacatgaccAAATGTGAAACTTTGATCCACTGTTACGCCCTTGTTTATGTTCGACCACTGCACTCCACTTCCTTCCCCCTCAAATCTTCCAATCAGATTAGAACCAAAAGACATCGCTATTTGAAAATCAAGACATGCTAGAGTCTTCGACATAGTTGACATTCGGTCATAGTAATTTGTCAAGAAAAAATATGGAGTGTACAATAAAAACCATAATATTCCACCACCTGCAGCAGCTAAATTTGCTTTATAGAACAGCGTTGAAACAAAGAAGCAGAACATTATACTTGTGATTGAATACATCAGAAAAAACACGAATATAAGCAAGCCATCAGATTGTAACAACATTTTACCATAACCACCAAACTTTACACACATCATTATCGTGATAACAGACATTGGGATTAACAAAAATACAAAGCATTTCGTAAAACATGCTGCCCAATGAAGCCAACCACTTAGGCCCATCATTTTCATCGATtccttaaaaaatgatttttataatttatagaGCATTTTCATACAGTAATCTTATACCAAAATAGTAGGATATTTAATCTGCAAACCTTGTTTACAACACGCactttgcaaaaaaaacatgtttttttcattACAATAATTTTTCTTGCTTATTTCAATGGTTAACATGATCACAGGACAAAAGATACAGTACACAAGGATAGACAGAGttgtttaatttatttgtaatttGAACTGCACTGTTATTTGTTTACTCATCTATaatgctaaaaacaaaaacactcaTAAAACACTAGTACGGCGAGAAAAAAATCCTGAATTATTCTCAAATTCTCAATTTTGTGAATAGattctttattatttcttttcaaGTAAGCAATGCATTACTTTCTAGACAGTTTGAATTAAGTAAGCCTTGAAAACTACTACTATTGTTTCAATctttaggtaaaaaaaattgaggaaaTTATGCATTACCTTTAGTTTCTTCTGCTTTTCATAAACAATATCTCTCACTATGACCAACGATGTATAAACCAGAGATAACATAATAAGCCACGGTAAACTATTTTGTATAACTACAATAAATGGATCTTTAATTCTGGATGGATACGGGAATCGTCTCATTGTGATCCCAATATCAGAGGCCTTAAAAGATTTGTTATGGTGACGTACTATAGCAAAATCCACTGCTCTTTGTATTGACAAAAAACTATTGTTATAGTATGGAGGAGGTCCACCTGAATCTGAATATCTATTTCTCGGCCCCATTCCTTCGAAGGTAAGGGGGAAAACAAACTGTGTGTACCATTTTTTTGGTATAAAGCTAAAGGAACTATGACTTTCCTTCCCATTGAGGGTCCTAGGTGTGGATGGAAATCTTAGGCGGTATGTGATTTCAGAATCTTTGATATCTGAATCAAACAAAACCCCACACAAATATGACTGATTCGAATTCTCCTCATCTGTCACCAGTGTATCTACAAGAATCGATTCATTTTCAAAGGATTGAATGTCCACATGCAAAAAATCTGGAACATAACTCATAAGCTCAAAGTAGGAAgagttttttgtatatgcaatcTTCCATTTTCTCTTTGGCGAGTTTGTGAAGGGTGGAGTATTGTCTAGTGGTAATCCCTTCCAATTGATTACAGGTTTCTTTTGTGACTTTATATCTGTGATTCGAAGAAtaagaagaatgaaaacaaAGAGTATAGGCATCATAATTTCGAATATACTTGATATGGGTCTTCGCCTTTGCAAAGTAAAATTCTTCCAAAGTAGCAACTTGTACTTCTTaaaccaaaacatttttttaaatctaaaataagtaaaaacattATTGATTTGGTGAACATACCTTAACAAAGCATGTAGGGCTTAATAAACTTTTTCTAACACAGGGTATGGAATATAAATTCCTTGTACAATACCGCTTGAATTTAACAAGTTTTATCACGTCGTGTAACAACCTCTgtatatcttttgtttacacataAATTTATTCCTTTCTATTGTTCATGAAACATCAAGTCTTTTGTTCTCACATGTAACATGCAAGCTTTTGTTTGAAAGCGCTAAATGATTACAAAAGCTATTGGAAGAATTTTTATGGTTGGAAGATTATGCATGCTTTTGGTACTTTTTTACCACAATTAAAAATAGTTTCTGTTTCtctattttatatttaaatatgcAACTTTTAAGGTTTCAAGggatgttttttattattttagaaagGAAAACAGCGATTTTTAGGCTTTACACGGTTGTCTTCTGGTTATACTACAATGGAATGCTGCAATTTTTAGGCTTCGTAGGGTGGTTTGTCattattttataacaaaaatatggcAACTTTTAGGCTTCCTTTTTAACATAACACAGGGATTTTACAACTTtgtacaatgttttttttttaaatatggctATTCATGTGTTAAATGGGAAAAACGTAGCCttgttaataaataaaatgtatttttatttctatcaTGCATACTACTAAGGAAAATTTAATCAGGTGAAATGACAAAGTAATTTGTTAGTGATGGAAGTTTTCCCCAACTAATATTCACctttttcttaacattttttagtCCTGAAAATGTTCTGGTCATAttataaaaatcacaaaatatattccatgaaattaaccaTTCATCTTAACCACATCTTCTTTGAATATGGCTCCCACAAAAATCTCTACCTCTAGCTATAGTGTTTGAACTTTCTGTTCGATCAAATAATTCCATGGAAATAACGCAGGGGGTAAGTGACAACAGTGTTAATTCCAAAAATATAAAGCATTCAATACTAATTTGAAAacatattaataaataaataaaaaaatagaatttacaAATAAGAATAACTTTTAACACAATGTTCAAGTTAACTTAAACATACACTATATATACAAGATTTTTAGTTTGTCCCTCGAGAATGAcatattgattttatttttggttcTTAGCTTCCTGACTACttagttaaaaatttagttgtCAAAATTGTAACACATCGGCTCCCTTCGATCAAGACTCTTGTGATATGCAGGCAGTTAGGATTTAACTTAACTCCTAATTGTTAATGCTCAGGTAGGTAAATACTAatatattttggaaaaaaaggCATTTGACACTGTGCCATCTCCCGATGTTTGTCAACCCATTTTGTCTGATATTTTAAACTGTGGAAAAAAGACAGCATGGACCACTTTTTGGCAATATGGGTAAACAGCTAACTtcgcttattacaagtcttgctaaccagattataaaggatagtGTTATCCAGTGACTCGCAgttgagtgtaatagtgaattttttcaagggcaagggtgatgcattagaaagaggtaactatagagggttgaagttggttgatcaagtaatgaaagttattgaaaaagTGATAAGTTAATTACAGTAGGAATTGATATTGGTaaaatgcaatttggttttgttccggGGTATGttgcactacagatgcaatatttttactaagGCGGCttcaaaaaaaaagtatttagaaaATAGAAAGAACCTCTATTTtacctttgtagatttagagaaagctacGTAAAGTTAtgtggtgggctatgagaagaTTAGGTGTGGATAAGTGGCTAGTGAAGGTGGCACAGTTTATGTTATGGAGTTATATGTTGAACAATATTCGTGTatggttttcgtcgcgtcgtaatgcTTTTTGTCGTGTCGTATATTTCTTCGTGGCATATTTTTCTTTGACTCGTAATAGCTTTCATGgtgtcgtatctttcttcgtggtGTGGTTTTCTTCGTAGCGTAATGGTTTTCGTTGTGGCATATTACTCTTGTTGGCCTGATCTCATGTTTCGTTGTGTCGAATGTCACTTCGTAGGGTATTTCACTttgagttcagaacaggttgtccatgggagttactGTATGcggatgatttggttctcatagcagagttgatggaagaattagttgaaaagtttgaaaagtggaagaaaggactgcAAGAGAAAGGGTTAAGAGTGAATGCagcaaagtccaaagtcatgattagtagcattgaagCCAAGTATGACCTTGTAGtgggaaagtggccttgtggagtttgcaggaaaggtgTTGCTACATAGTAACTCAAGTTTTTGTAAGTATTGGGTGTAAGAGGTGCAGTGGTATTGGAGGAATGTTAAGAGCTGACACTCAGTTTGTACTAGCCCTGCATACAAAGTGCTATGATGTACGGGTTCTGAGACATGGTCAATGAAGCATGAATGAATATTTTGACCGTTTAGAAGGGAATGACATGAGAATGGTTTGGTGGATGTGAAAGACCAGTCTgacagacagaaagagttcagatgagctaagaagcaggctagatATCTGTAGCATTacagatgttatccagataaaaaCATTGAATTGGTTgggacacttggaaagaatgtgTAGAGATATGATAGTTCGTGTGGCAAATCCCAGAAAGACTTTGCAGGAggtaataaggacagacttgaggTAGAGGAATTTGAGTTTGAAACACAGACAGTATGGGtaagtacatatatattataaatgACATATGGGATTCAACATAAATATTATGCTCTTTCGGGCCAGTAAATGatgtacagtacagtccagatgtaagcgtacgcgtacgctcaacttgcaaaaataattgctttcattaaaaaacacaataggatagcgagttcctttcaaattgcgtgaaaataattgcttcgtgttaaaaacaaaagcataggaagaaacattgtttataaaacaatactctgcgcgagaataaattaaacgcgaaggccattgaatttttattttttttaacaacgatagagttgataacattttaaatacttaaaatactatctaacgaagctttcctatcgccgttcttcgttctttaactttctaaaaaatcatttctattgccgctcttcgttcttaaacttttaaaatgcgatctaaaaaaaacatttatatcgccacttttcgtttttaaacttttaaaatgcaatctaaaaaaaacatttctattgctgttttttgtttttaaacttttaaaatgcgatctaaaaaaaacatttctatcgccgctttttgtttaatgcgatctaaaaaaacatttctatcgctgtttttcgtttttaaacttttaaaatgcgatctaaaaaagcttttctatagcggtttttcgtttttaaactttcaaaatgcaatctaaaacaacatttctattgccgcttttcgtttttaaactttcaaaatgcgatctaaaaaacatttctatcgccgtttttcgtttataaacttttaaaatgcgatctaaaaaaaacatttctatcgccgttttccgtttttaaacttttgagtTTCACAGTGAATATTCAAGAAACAGTGAACATTTGCGCATCAATTTTGTGCATTTTCTGCAAAGCAACTTTTTTAACTAGACGATCAAgattaatagtgttgtaaactGAATTATACTTCAATATTGCACTTTCACAAAGATTTTAATAAtacctaatttttatttatttattcatgtcCGACAAGATTTTTAAGGCTTTTTGTGGAGAATTATGGATAGTCAAGGTTTTCAAAGTCACATGGTATGGTCAATAGTTCACATTCTTTTAATATAGTGTGGTCTCCTGGTTATTTTAAATAGTGGTACAGATAttactagatagatagatgtgcatattttacatagctAGCTTAAAAATAGACGTATATACCCTGTCTGATATTTTCAggagggccatggcttagatggggagtcttAGAATATTTAAAGCTATCTTGAGCTATTTAGGAACTGCACTTTACTAGACATCCAACGACCCACACAGTGTTCCATTTCCACAATTTCTCTCGCATAGCCTGAGTTAACCTGGGGCTACTGTATAGTAACATTTCCTCACCCATATTGATTCACCGGCATAGAGAATCGAAACCCAGTCTTCCACACACAGTTGGAGAGTTATAATCACTAAGCTACTGTGGCATTACTACACTGTACtgtacattatttatcatttcatttaaattgtgatttttttgtCTTTACCAATAAAATAGTTTTGTAATTCCTgttcacaaaataaataattacttaCTTACTTCAATATAGGCGGTTATATCCCTACCATGTTGTCAGAGAAGGTAGAAGGACAATATGGCTAGGAGATATATTTCTGCCCATGTTGTCCAAAAAGATTTATAGGAGGATGTGACTTACTTTGTAAATTTAATTCACAGGTCTTATTGAGGGATGGGTTCAGACAATATGggttgttgctgtttttttgGACAACATGGATCAGCACAGCacctttttcttttacatttacGCAGTAAGCTGTTTTAGCTTTGACATCTGTGTGGCAGGAATAGAGATACTGGAGCTTGCTGAAGAGAAcacatttttaactctatataTATGGTTTGTccaaaatgttaaatataacaCCATCGCAGACATAGTCATTTGCAACGGCAATCCCTCTGCAATAATTTGCCGATGCAAGAGAGTGAAGCTTCGgcaattttgaaagttttaattttttagttagTCTTACTTACACTTTAAatatcagtctttttcaggagaagcGTGTGATTGCACGCACGCCTGAAATatagagttttcaaaatcaatctataaaatccattttgtagcgtgcgatggcagccctcagAATAACTTTTGGAGACTCGTCAAACAAAATTTCTACCACATTTCGTCGGACAAAACGtctgatagatttccgtcttggtcgaaAACTTTTAGTCTCAGAATTAttaaatagtcctggtccttttaatccacaagcaagcctatttatagccaacctgaccatcctagctaattcacttcaataattttacaaaacaattggaaaccatagcaggtccgaatttaatggattttcttTAGGCCGCaagtgttattcaaacaattttaaaaacaaaaacctgtataaattttgttaaaatatagaagattttttgtaatttgaaaacgaaaCATATTTTTGCCAATTTGCtagtgatgacctgaaaaataaacaataaatttataaaagtgacactatagtcatgcatactattttggaaatgtagaaaaggaagttaagattgagagagtttggggttcacaattcaaaacgtcccccacttttctaccgcaaaatgaatgcgcaacaaagattagCCTTGGCAGTTTTTTGCATTCATGAAATGAAACCACGCTAGCAATTGCGACGGCAATTGTCAATTGCCGACGCTAATTTTGAGGGCTGAATTAGtgaatcttcttagtccaaattctaaaaaaccaatcaaggaatttaaaaaaaaatatttaaattcctAGACAACCCTTTAAGtgtttttatatgaaattaactttatttttcgcagAAGGTAACCTTTAATACTGGGgcccaaatgtaaacaaagacatGTCTTCTTGTATGCTTCCTTATCAAGAACAGAGGGCTCAAAGTCCAACTTGCACCACTTGCTGGAAAATTAAATATGGCTGTGCTAACTCAAAATTTGCTTGTGTCAAAAGATTGACTAAAAATTAAATAGCTTCACTAGTTTTTACACCCCCTTTCCTGTCTCCCAGGGCTGCCAGAACTAAAAGAGCTTActactgaaaatgtaaacaaagaaatttatcTATAGGATGAgcttaaaaaaaactattttatatTGCTGGGTTGGAGCTAGTTTCCACAAATATTTCTTGCCTTGGCTAGTCAAtactatgataaaaaaaagtgcaAATGATTTCCTACCTTTTAATAACACCTCACTATATATGGTGGTTTTCAATTCAGTTTTTGAGGGGTAAGCAGGTTTAGTTTAGCCAAAGTAAGCGCAATAACCAAGGTCACGGCTTGCGTGTGTCACATGAATATGAACCTGACCGCTCAGTTTCACCATATTTATTGATAGTGCGCAAAAGTTTGTGATCTGTTTTTTTCCGAGAAATTTGTCGGAAGTTAAGGTACACTTTACACCTCGTCGGAGTCGGAAAAAAGAAAATCCTTCTAGTTTGCACACGATCAACTTAGTGCAGCCCTAAGTTAC contains:
- the LOC130649299 gene encoding phospholipid-transporting ATPase ABCA3-like isoform X2, yielding MFWFKKYKLLLWKNFTLQRRRPISSIFEIMMPILFVFILLILRITDIKSQKKPVINWKGLPLDNTPPFTNSPKRKWKIAYTKNSSYFELMSYVPDFLHVDIQSFENESILVDTLVTDEENSNQSYLCGVLFDSDIKDSEITYRLRFPSTPRTLNGKESHSSFSFIPKKWYTQFVFPLTFEGMGPRNRYSDSGGPPPYYNNSFLSIQRAVDFAIVRHHNKSFKASDIGITMRRFPYPSRIKDPFIVVIQNSLPWLIMLSLVYTSLVIVRDIVYEKQKKLKESMKMMGLSGWLHWAACFTKCFVFLLIPMSVITIMMCVKFGGYGKMLLQSDGLLIFVFFLMYSITSIMFCFFVSTLFYKANLAAAGGGILWFLLYTPYFFLTNYYDRMSTMSKTLACLDFQIAMSFGSNLIGRFEGEGSGVQWSNINKGVTVDQSFTFGHVLFMFFIDSLIYGLLAWYIEGIFPGEYGIPKKWYFPFSRKYWCNIQETDEEVIPLVNNDFGDDNEREIHYIDSTLIEKEPEGLKAGIRINNLSKRFKVNSETKVAVDSLNLNLYEGEITALLGHNGAGKTTTISMLTGLIPPTSGNAIINGYDVLNNMAGIRQSLGICPQHNVLFDNLTVEEHLIFFTSLKGIDDRRKIHEEVDRMIDSIGLLDKRHVRSKMLSGGMKRKLSVGIALVGNSKVVMLDEPTSGMDVSARRFTWDLLQRERHGRTILLTTHFMDEADVLGDRIAIMANGKIKCCGSSLFLKNKYGCGYHMVMVKKQNCDVNVITDLVKYYVPSAIVESNVGLELSIILPSDFSHQFEKLFTEIESRQEELGISGYGASVTTLEEVFIKVGEESEHEENTHKELFRQLSGQKETSRFVPESPLPKPSSRTFDNDDELVIDTYMKNAGYRLKFQRWYAMFVKKMLHSKRHKASIISQLMMPCLFVLIALIVVKTMPKESESPALTLDVNMFGENYVAYNGKGSSILLKNLMVAIPDVLKSTDSHSVHVDDTKHLQDYLLEQASKDLAVFNLNHPIAIQLNSNDKRNGKENVSITAWFNNEAYHTPAVAVNTITNAILHAYTNNSALKIVAVNDPLPTTTKEGLNDLSINPNGFQIGFSLCFGMSFLASSFVLFLVQERSTKAKHVQFVSGVDPISYWTSTFTWDLINFVFPTVLVMVLYLVFQEDAYSGTRLGYVFILMMLYGWAIIPFMYMFSFAFEVPSTAFTRMTILNVITGLATMLVVFILSIPSLNLLDVAKGLKWAFLVLPNYNLGQGMIDLFNNYQSIGIFNKAVASCEKSFHFDKATCKNITLSLVGDQLEFETNYLAWANPGIGRYLVFLALEGFVFFFIVLVIEYEIVPRFFRKILSSKSRVVYVHKDGEDPPLDSDVQVEQTRIQNQNRGNDVLMLKDLTKVYRSLFGGNFLAVDRISLGVAHGECFGLLGQNGAGKTTTFKMLTGDESITAGSAYIDSFDVSIDTGKIRQRMGYCPQFDALVDLLTGRELLTMYSRLRGIPEKSIPRIVENLAKALTVDKYIDKVTKTYSGGNKRKLSTAIALIGDPSLIFLDEPSAGMDPVARRMLWDALSRVIASGKSIVITSHSMEECEALCTRIAIMVNGQFKCLGSPQHLRTKFGEGYTLICRVAGLQPDTQPLKDYIATTFPGSTLKDEHQGYLHYQLIAENKTWANLFGIMEQAKKEFNIEDYSVSQTTLEQVFMNFTRAQRVVEE